The Sulfolobus sp. A20 genomic interval ATTCATCAGTATTATTATTATAAAAACTAGTGCTGATATTCCGTATATTATTAAGTTTTGAGTAAGAGTTGGTGTAGTTACGTAAGGATTAACTATTACGTTGTTGGCTATGTATAGGAGCGAGGTGGAATGCTGATACTCTCCGATAACTGTTAATACTGTGTTTATCGCTGAAGAAGTGAAGAATGCTATTAAGGCGAAGTATGCAGTTGATTCTATCATTAGTGCCATAGCCATAGCTGACCCTAGTCCTCCATTTAAGTTTCTTGAAATCCATACGTAATCTCCTCCAGTTCTAGGCACTTTGGTATTCAAGTAAACATAAACTATCAACTGGGGAATTGCGAATAGAAAACCTATTAATGACGCTAGCCACAATACTCCACCGGGTTGAATATACGGGGATATGGATTCAAAGAGGGCAACCCCAGCCGACATATTCCCTATGTTTAAAGCTACTGCATCTAACGTTGATACATTCTTTACTAACCCAGAGGTTTCTCTTACAAATACAGTTGATCTTCCACTCACGACTATTCTTTTGATAGCGAGTATTTAAATTTACTTGTGTATAGCAAAGTATAATCGTAGTTTGGGCTATTGTTTTTACTTAAATAAGTAAATAACCAGTTGTTAATAAATGTTATGCTCAAACTTACCAATAGCCGTAAGATTCTAAAGAATTGGTTTTAAGAGGAGGAATTATATATTAGTTTTGAGTTAGAAACATAATGGATAATGAAAAAAGAGTTCGCATAATTGGTAGTATAATCTTATTACATTTAATTATATTCACATTAAAGTACCATAAAGTTAGTGGAACATCGTGTCCATATGCTTGGGTTTTACCTATTTTATTTGTTAATGATGATAATTACGATATACTAAATTCAAAATGCAGATATAATGTAGTGAAACTCTTAGAGTTATTAGTAAAAAACGGTGGACAAGTTAAGATAGAAACACTTGCATCTGAACTTAATGTTAGCAGGAAGGTCGTAAAAAATTACATTCTAAAATTGGAAAAGAACGGTCTAGTAAAAAGGTTGGATAGAGAAACTTGTGCTATAACTGAATTAGGTGAAAGGGTTTTAAATGATATAAAGTCAAAAGGGTTTTAGAGTATATATTTATTTTTGTTCTTCCCTAGGGGTTTGTCTTAAAATATCTAAGCTTTCAGCATATAAAAATCCTAAAATTATCCACCCAAAGAATATGTATGCTACATACTTTTCTACACTCGGTAAGGAATAGAGAAATATATAAGCTGAGATTAATATAGCTAAAATGCTCACCACTATTTCACCTACTCGCTTAATGAATCTCTTTAAGGATATTCTAAAAAGTGAAAAGTTAGCTGACATATGTATAAAAATGTTGAAGAGTCCGGCAAGAGCGCCCAATGCTTGAAAAGTACCATATAAGCCTAATAAGTAACTGGATAGGGTAAGTCCTATAATGAAAAATACCGTGGATAAAGCTTCAGAGTATATAGGTCTTTCCTTGTTGACTTTAGAGAAGAATTTAGGTAAAAGTTCATCTTTAGAC includes:
- a CDS encoding helix-turn-helix domain-containing protein, with protein sequence MDNEKRVRIIGSIILLHLIIFTLKYHKVSGTSCPYAWVLPILFVNDDNYDILNSKCRYNVVKLLELLVKNGGQVKIETLASELNVSRKVVKNYILKLEKNGLVKRLDRETCAITELGERVLNDIKSKGF